A section of the Agromyces aurantiacus genome encodes:
- a CDS encoding DMT family transporter, whose product MDPDLSELTELIPLDPTQFIGIPLALIGAVFLSVGAQFQHRGVVKVEAQTVDTLGKGLNGRQLMLLLARPSWVLGTLMLGLAIVFQLSSLYFAPIIVVQPLGALALVITSILNSRINHVELKRKSIIAIVMCVGGVFLFVGVAAFTAVDRPITAGQLVTILIVLAVVLAAAAVTFALFRNRIRALYYVIMAGVLYGFVATLAKVVLGRLRQGEFEWLTFTCVIALLAATALGAYFVQNAYASGPPDLVIAGLTVVDPMVAVLIGIIVLGEASQAPFWANIVFAVAGAIAVWGVFLLARNHPQTRL is encoded by the coding sequence GTGGATCCCGACCTCAGCGAGCTGACCGAGCTGATCCCGCTCGACCCCACCCAGTTCATCGGCATCCCGCTCGCGCTCATCGGCGCCGTGTTCCTCTCGGTCGGCGCGCAGTTCCAGCACCGCGGCGTCGTCAAGGTCGAGGCGCAGACCGTCGACACGCTCGGCAAGGGCCTGAACGGCCGCCAGCTCATGCTGCTGCTCGCCCGCCCGTCGTGGGTGCTCGGCACGCTCATGCTGGGGCTCGCGATCGTCTTCCAGCTCTCGAGCCTCTACTTCGCGCCCATCATCGTCGTGCAGCCGCTCGGCGCGCTCGCGCTCGTGATCACCTCGATCCTGAACTCCCGCATTAACCACGTCGAGCTCAAGCGCAAGTCGATCATCGCGATCGTCATGTGCGTCGGCGGCGTCTTCCTCTTCGTCGGCGTCGCCGCGTTCACCGCCGTCGACCGACCGATCACCGCCGGCCAGCTCGTGACGATCCTGATCGTGCTCGCGGTCGTGCTCGCGGCCGCCGCCGTCACGTTCGCGCTGTTCCGCAACCGCATCCGCGCCCTCTACTACGTCATCATGGCCGGCGTCCTCTACGGCTTCGTCGCGACGCTCGCCAAGGTCGTGCTCGGCCGGCTGCGTCAGGGCGAGTTCGAGTGGCTCACGTTCACGTGCGTCATCGCCCTCCTCGCGGCGACGGCGCTCGGCGCGTACTTCGTGCAGAACGCCTACGCGAGCGGGCCGCCCGACCTCGTGATCGCCGGGCTCACGGTCGTCGACCCCATGGTGGCGGTGCTCATCGGCATCATCGTGCTGGGGGAGGCCTCGCAGGCTCCGTTCTGGGCGAACATCGTCTTCGCGGTCGCCGGGGCCATCGCGGTGTGGGGCGTGTTCCTGCTGGCCCGGAACCATCCGCAGACGCGGCTCTGA
- a CDS encoding glycosyltransferase, producing MSDSSRGTADHDAERPLRILIGADTFAPDVNGAARFAERLAAGLVERGHEVHVMAPAASRKHGTWKEVHEGQEITAHRLYSWRWYPHDWLRFALPWRIKQNSARVLDQVKPDVVHFQSHIVVGRGLSIEAEKRGIRIIGTNHFMPENMLEFTLIPKAWQDWAVGLAWKAARRTFGRAESVTTPTRRAADFLERYTGLRGVHAISCGIDAHKYFPNWQPRTENRIIFVGRVTGEKHIDVLLRAVTLLPPELDVKVEIVGGGDQKRNLEHMAVDLGIADRVTFTGYVTDEELREAYHRASVLAMPSIAELQSIVTMEAMASALPVVAANAMALPHLVHDGENGYLFEPGSAEDLAAKLRLVLEAPADEYNAMKSRSLKRIKAHDITRTLDTFESLYRGERVTDPVTESIPVIVPD from the coding sequence GTGTCCGACTCATCGCGCGGAACCGCCGACCACGATGCTGAGCGTCCGCTCCGCATCCTGATCGGCGCCGACACCTTCGCGCCCGACGTCAACGGCGCCGCCCGCTTCGCCGAGCGCCTCGCCGCGGGCCTCGTCGAACGAGGGCACGAGGTGCACGTCATGGCACCGGCCGCGAGCCGGAAGCACGGCACGTGGAAGGAGGTGCACGAGGGTCAGGAGATCACCGCGCACCGACTCTACAGTTGGCGCTGGTACCCGCATGACTGGCTGCGCTTCGCGCTGCCGTGGCGCATCAAGCAGAACTCGGCGCGCGTGCTCGACCAGGTGAAGCCCGACGTCGTGCACTTCCAGTCGCACATCGTCGTGGGCCGCGGGCTCTCGATCGAGGCCGAGAAGCGCGGCATCCGCATCATCGGCACCAACCACTTCATGCCCGAGAACATGCTCGAGTTCACGCTGATCCCCAAGGCGTGGCAGGACTGGGCCGTCGGGCTCGCGTGGAAGGCCGCACGACGCACGTTCGGGCGCGCCGAGTCGGTCACCACGCCCACGCGCCGCGCCGCCGACTTCCTCGAGCGCTACACCGGACTGCGCGGCGTGCACGCGATCTCGTGCGGCATCGACGCGCACAAGTACTTCCCGAACTGGCAGCCCCGCACCGAGAACCGCATCATCTTCGTCGGCCGGGTCACCGGTGAGAAGCACATCGACGTGCTGCTGCGCGCGGTCACCCTGCTTCCGCCCGAGCTCGACGTGAAGGTCGAGATCGTCGGCGGCGGCGACCAGAAGCGCAACCTCGAGCACATGGCCGTCGACCTCGGCATCGCCGACCGGGTCACCTTCACCGGCTACGTCACCGACGAGGAGCTGCGCGAGGCGTACCACCGGGCCTCGGTGCTCGCGATGCCCTCGATCGCCGAGCTCCAGAGCATCGTGACCATGGAGGCGATGGCCTCGGCGCTGCCCGTTGTCGCCGCCAACGCGATGGCCCTGCCGCACCTCGTGCACGACGGCGAGAACGGCTACCTCTTCGAACCCGGCAGCGCCGAAGACCTGGCGGCGAAGCTCCGCCTCGTGCTCGAAGCCCCGGCCGACGAGTACAACGCGATGAAGTCGCGGTCGCTCAAGCGCATCAAGGCCCACGACATCACCCGCACGCTCGACACCTTCGAGAGTCTGTATCGTGGTGAGCGCGTGACCGATCCGGTCACCGAGTCGATCCCGGTCATCGTTCCCGACTGA
- a CDS encoding ATP-binding protein, producing the protein MSATFGQHLVGRDQELGFLFGHLREVEFRGRAVGLLGEPGVGKSALLDHVLVHAESHGFTVLTARASQAETAFPFAGLHQLLRPLLPSADRLPVNQRDALLACFAMTDSNATNPFFTSLAVLELVVEAARRAPVLLAVDDLHWMDQPSIDVVGFVARRIANERVVLLCTSRPRPLPFADHRTVEWLELAGIDTASSAALLEARAPQLSWSARDRVLRQAHGNPLALLEFATALESGRNAWSDGDEDLPMTTRLERAFAVRVEHLDAPVRAVLAIAAIDDGDSISDLLAAASRLYGSSIGPPMAQPAFDQGLLVPTGDRYRIAHPLIGSALRQSSSLAARREAHAALAEVLGDHPDRATWHRASSMSERDEQVAADLEQAAGRARRRGAVASAAAWLERAAALSPDPASQATRLLSAAELSFQLGRFNEVERIKGQVAQMTLQTRDRSRLLWLEGVFHDGSTGEPAEVRRLVDMAADATASNDSDLAMQLLVGAARRVWWRDPGKILRHQIVLAAERVGVPANDPRLLAIYALAESHEYSQMVFDHLERWISDADVRPELAGLLGIAAFCTGDFPRALTFLSTPIEALRTQGRLSLLAEALAIRAWAEIYLGIFEVARSADEAVRLADETGQSTWAATARIAVAFDHAVRGGHEADHDLLTQAQLVALRTPNASSSLLAGVQLARGVAELGIDHHEQAYRELRRVFDPADPAFQRAQQVWTLSYLADAAVHTGQEAEARTILGSMERLAGASPAAGATIALEYSRAVLAENTSAETLFEGALHGAGRKLPWHRARVELAYGSWLRRHRRVIESRVPLRAARDDFHAVGARTWAARANAELRATGERGWQPSPAPRELLSPQEAQIADLAAQGLSNREIGERLFLSHRTVGSHLYRIFPKMGVTSRSQLAGALTDAGDDSRE; encoded by the coding sequence GTGAGCGCGACCTTCGGTCAACACCTCGTGGGGCGAGACCAGGAGTTGGGATTTCTGTTCGGTCACCTTCGCGAGGTCGAATTCCGAGGTCGTGCAGTCGGGCTGCTGGGAGAGCCGGGCGTGGGCAAGAGTGCCCTGCTGGATCATGTGCTCGTTCACGCAGAATCTCATGGCTTCACGGTTCTGACCGCTCGCGCCAGTCAAGCCGAGACCGCGTTCCCGTTCGCAGGACTTCATCAGCTGCTTCGGCCGTTGTTGCCCTCTGCCGACCGGCTGCCGGTCAACCAACGCGACGCCCTCTTGGCCTGCTTCGCCATGACCGACTCGAACGCCACCAATCCGTTCTTCACGTCGCTGGCTGTCCTGGAGCTCGTCGTCGAAGCGGCACGACGCGCGCCAGTCCTGCTCGCGGTCGACGACCTGCACTGGATGGATCAGCCGTCTATCGATGTGGTCGGTTTCGTCGCTCGCCGGATCGCCAACGAGCGAGTCGTCCTGCTGTGCACGTCGCGCCCACGGCCCCTTCCGTTCGCAGATCACCGAACCGTTGAGTGGCTGGAACTGGCGGGCATCGATACCGCATCCTCGGCAGCCTTATTGGAGGCTCGCGCGCCCCAGCTCTCCTGGTCGGCGAGAGATCGCGTCCTACGGCAGGCTCATGGGAACCCACTGGCATTGCTCGAGTTCGCCACCGCCTTGGAATCGGGGCGCAATGCCTGGAGCGACGGGGACGAGGATCTCCCGATGACCACGCGCCTGGAGCGGGCGTTCGCAGTGCGAGTGGAGCATCTTGACGCCCCGGTACGTGCGGTCCTCGCGATCGCTGCCATCGACGATGGTGACAGCATCAGCGATCTGCTGGCGGCCGCATCTCGGTTGTACGGTTCCTCGATCGGGCCTCCGATGGCGCAGCCCGCATTCGATCAGGGACTGTTGGTTCCGACCGGCGATAGGTACCGGATCGCGCATCCGCTGATCGGTTCAGCCCTCCGACAGTCCAGCTCCCTGGCGGCACGGCGAGAGGCGCACGCGGCACTCGCGGAAGTCCTCGGCGATCATCCGGATCGGGCGACCTGGCATCGTGCCTCGTCGATGTCGGAGCGAGATGAGCAGGTCGCCGCCGACCTGGAACAAGCGGCTGGACGCGCCCGACGCCGAGGTGCCGTCGCCTCTGCTGCCGCTTGGCTCGAGCGCGCGGCGGCCCTGAGTCCAGATCCCGCATCTCAAGCCACGCGGCTGCTCAGTGCCGCTGAACTCAGTTTCCAACTCGGCCGATTCAACGAAGTCGAACGCATCAAGGGGCAGGTCGCCCAGATGACGCTGCAGACACGTGATCGGTCGAGGCTGTTGTGGCTCGAAGGTGTGTTCCACGACGGTTCCACGGGTGAGCCGGCTGAAGTACGACGCTTGGTGGACATGGCGGCGGATGCCACCGCGTCGAACGACTCCGACCTTGCGATGCAACTCCTGGTCGGAGCCGCCCGCCGAGTGTGGTGGCGTGACCCGGGCAAAATCCTCCGCCATCAGATCGTCCTCGCTGCCGAGCGTGTGGGAGTACCTGCGAATGATCCGCGCCTCCTCGCCATCTACGCGCTCGCGGAGTCCCACGAGTACAGCCAGATGGTCTTCGATCACCTCGAGCGCTGGATCTCGGACGCCGATGTGCGACCAGAACTGGCCGGCTTGCTCGGAATCGCCGCGTTCTGCACGGGGGACTTCCCTCGCGCTCTGACCTTCCTCTCCACGCCGATCGAAGCACTCCGTACGCAGGGCCGGCTGAGCCTGCTCGCCGAAGCGCTGGCCATCAGGGCCTGGGCTGAGATCTACCTCGGGATCTTCGAGGTTGCCCGGTCCGCTGATGAGGCGGTGCGTCTGGCGGACGAGACCGGTCAATCGACATGGGCTGCCACGGCCCGGATCGCGGTCGCGTTCGACCATGCCGTCAGGGGTGGACACGAGGCAGACCACGACCTGTTGACCCAGGCACAACTCGTCGCGCTGCGCACGCCGAATGCATCATCTTCGCTGCTCGCCGGCGTCCAGCTCGCCAGGGGAGTCGCCGAGCTCGGCATCGACCACCACGAGCAGGCCTACAGGGAACTCCGCCGCGTGTTCGACCCGGCCGATCCTGCCTTCCAACGAGCACAACAAGTGTGGACCTTGAGCTACCTCGCTGACGCAGCGGTTCATACGGGTCAAGAAGCTGAGGCGCGCACGATCCTGGGATCCATGGAGCGTCTGGCCGGGGCCTCTCCTGCGGCGGGGGCGACGATCGCGTTGGAGTACTCACGAGCAGTGTTGGCAGAGAACACGAGCGCCGAGACGCTCTTCGAGGGCGCGCTGCACGGCGCAGGTCGCAAGCTCCCTTGGCATCGCGCCCGGGTGGAACTGGCCTATGGGTCATGGTTGCGCCGTCATCGACGAGTCATCGAGTCCCGTGTGCCGCTGCGCGCGGCACGGGACGACTTCCACGCCGTCGGAGCCCGAACCTGGGCTGCGCGAGCCAATGCCGAGCTGCGCGCGACCGGAGAGCGAGGCTGGCAGCCCAGTCCTGCCCCACGGGAGCTGCTCTCGCCGCAAGAAGCCCAAATCGCCGACCTCGCCGCTCAAGGCCTCTCCAACCGCGAGATCGGCGAACGGCTCTTCCTGTCGCACCGCACGGTCGGCTCTCACCTCTACAGAATCTTTCCGAAGATGGGAGTCACCTCGCGCAGCCAGTTGGCTGGCGCCCTCACCGACGCCGGTGATGATTCCCGAGAGTGA
- a CDS encoding YybH family protein gives MTTMTAAPADLQEFLVDLHGRLEGHATRSETEAFLRLWSHSPDASIMAAVGGHHIGYEQVANLLMWVSAQVTFDTYVPHMLIVQAHGDLAFSVELEEYTNRAAEQQMTLRATQVYRREEGAWRILHRHAEELTPVADLSGRRFVGR, from the coding sequence ATGACCACGATGACCGCAGCACCTGCAGACCTTCAGGAGTTCCTCGTCGATCTGCACGGAAGACTCGAGGGCCACGCCACACGCAGCGAGACGGAAGCCTTCCTCCGGCTGTGGTCGCATTCCCCGGATGCCTCGATCATGGCGGCCGTCGGAGGCCACCACATCGGATACGAGCAGGTCGCGAACCTGCTGATGTGGGTTTCAGCACAGGTGACATTCGACACCTACGTTCCCCACATGCTCATCGTCCAAGCGCACGGGGACCTCGCCTTCAGCGTCGAGCTCGAGGAGTACACCAACCGGGCCGCCGAGCAGCAGATGACGCTGCGGGCAACTCAGGTGTACCGCCGCGAGGAGGGGGCCTGGAGGATCCTGCACCGGCACGCCGAGGAGCTCACCCCCGTCGCCGACCTCTCTGGTCGAAGGTTCGTCGGGCGATGA
- a CDS encoding alpha/beta hydrolase, whose translation MPKTPVVFIHGLWIHSTAWAPWLELFDANGYAPVAPGWPGDADTVEATRANAEHLDDVGIEQICHHYADYIETLDAKPIVIGHSFGGLIAQELLANDLAIAAVAIDPAPIKGVKTLPFSQLRSGFPVLGNPKNRKRTVSLTAKQFRYSFGNAISQEESDALHAAWTIPGPGRPLFEDATANFTRNSPVEVDTLTAVRGPLLLASGTKDHTVPKAVTLEVLGMYANNPASVTEYHEFEGRGHSLTMDSGWRDVADVTLEWLVSKRLDATSPAPTA comes from the coding sequence ATGCCGAAGACACCGGTCGTTTTCATTCACGGCTTGTGGATCCACTCAACCGCCTGGGCGCCGTGGCTCGAGCTGTTCGACGCGAACGGCTACGCACCGGTCGCGCCCGGCTGGCCGGGAGACGCCGACACCGTGGAGGCCACGCGCGCGAACGCCGAGCACCTCGACGACGTCGGAATCGAGCAGATCTGCCACCACTATGCCGACTACATCGAAACGCTCGATGCGAAGCCGATCGTCATCGGGCACTCCTTCGGCGGCCTCATCGCCCAAGAACTGCTCGCCAACGACCTCGCCATCGCCGCAGTGGCAATCGATCCGGCACCGATCAAAGGCGTGAAGACGCTGCCGTTCTCCCAGTTGCGCTCGGGTTTCCCAGTACTCGGCAACCCGAAGAACAGGAAGCGCACGGTCTCCTTGACCGCGAAGCAGTTCCGATACAGCTTCGGCAATGCGATCTCGCAAGAGGAATCCGACGCCCTCCATGCGGCATGGACCATTCCAGGCCCGGGTCGCCCTCTCTTCGAGGATGCCACGGCCAATTTCACACGCAATTCGCCGGTTGAGGTCGACACCCTGACCGCAGTTCGCGGTCCTCTGCTGCTTGCTTCCGGGACCAAGGATCACACCGTGCCGAAGGCTGTGACCCTCGAGGTGCTCGGGATGTACGCCAACAACCCCGCATCCGTCACCGAGTACCACGAGTTCGAGGGACGCGGGCACTCGCTCACCATGGACAGCGGCTGGCGGGATGTCGCCGACGTGACCCTCGAGTGGCTCGTTTCGAAGCGACTCGACGCGACGAGCCCGGCACCCACCGCCTAG
- a CDS encoding TetR/AcrR family transcriptional regulator, which translates to MPKITAPTVAEHRAAQRAALVRAAGAILVAEGLAGVSPRAVTERAGLARSSFYDYFGTKDDLLVAIAIDAITEWDAEIEEALANAEAGAPRLRALVEATMAMTADGRHGIAGALRDADLHPSRYEDLMQMHDALLRPVVAVLGECGVREPERAAVLVQGTLAAGMQLVTHGADHRAVAEDVYRLLVDGVLA; encoded by the coding sequence ATGCCGAAGATCACCGCACCGACCGTGGCCGAGCATCGGGCAGCGCAGCGCGCGGCGCTCGTGCGCGCCGCCGGGGCCATCCTGGTCGCGGAGGGACTCGCGGGGGTCTCACCCCGGGCGGTGACCGAGCGCGCCGGCCTCGCTCGCTCGAGCTTCTACGACTACTTCGGAACCAAGGACGACCTGCTCGTCGCCATCGCGATCGACGCGATCACGGAGTGGGATGCCGAGATCGAGGAGGCGCTCGCGAACGCCGAGGCCGGGGCGCCGAGGCTGCGTGCCCTCGTCGAGGCGACCATGGCGATGACCGCCGACGGCCGACACGGGATCGCCGGCGCGCTGCGCGACGCCGACCTGCACCCGAGTCGCTATGAGGACCTCATGCAGATGCACGACGCGCTGCTCCGGCCCGTGGTGGCTGTGCTCGGCGAGTGCGGCGTGCGCGAACCGGAGCGCGCTGCCGTGCTCGTCCAGGGCACCCTCGCCGCGGGGATGCAGCTCGTGACGCACGGGGCCGACCATCGCGCCGTCGCCGAGGACGTGTACCGCCTGCTGGTCGACGGCGTGCTCGCGTGA
- a CDS encoding cation-translocating P-type ATPase codes for MNSTDDTAPTSELRGLTTDEAARRLAQDGPNELPTAKPRTLLQQAWAVIRQPMILLLLVAGTVNFALAEPLDGAILMSFVVVVIAISVYQEHKTENALAALRNLSSPRALVVRDGRQLRIPGREVVRGDVVLLVEGDRVPADAVLAEAASLSADESALTGEAVPVRKRRVEGQPGAATMGPPDGDATPWVFSGTLVVKGRGVALVMGTGSDTELGRIGTALRTIEEGPTPLQREIGRLVRIIAVLGLLAAAAVAVIYGLTRGVWLEGVLAGIATAMAMLPEEFPVVLTVFLALGAWRMSQRHVLTRRPPVVETLGSATVVCVDKTGTLTLNRMTVREFTVGGRTHVVEPGVPLPEEFHEVAEYAVLASPVDPFDPMDTAFTALGSRALAGTEHLHPGWELVREYPLSEQLLALAHVWRSPDGADQVVAAKGAPEAIADLCHFDADRTAALRREVDAATSAGLRVLGVARASIGRAEALPTEQHEFDFEFVGLAGLHDPVRPGAAEAVAELRRAGVRTVMITGDYPGTAIAIAREIGLDLAGGVITGPELTELRDEDLARRIRDVSVFARMVPDQKLRLVRALQSDGEVVGMTGDGVNDAPALRAADIGIAMGARGTDVARESAALVITDDDVSSIAGGIRKGRAIFENLRKAMAYIIAVHVPIVGMSLIPVFVAEWPLVLLPALIAFLELIIDPACSVVFEAEEADPGIMEQPPRGLAEPMFGRRLLAIAVAQGVSMLVAVLAVYVWALLGDRPDEAVRSVTFATLVFGNLALILVNRSWRLPVWRTFRERRNPTLKWILLGATALLALLLLVPAFRDAFGLGALDVRDWVVALAAGVGGAAWFEVVKVVSRPAAATPRGP; via the coding sequence GTGAACTCGACCGACGACACCGCGCCGACCTCGGAGCTCCGGGGCCTCACCACCGACGAGGCCGCTCGTCGACTCGCGCAGGACGGCCCGAACGAGCTGCCGACGGCGAAGCCGCGCACGCTCCTGCAGCAGGCGTGGGCCGTGATCCGGCAGCCCATGATCCTGCTCCTCCTGGTGGCCGGCACCGTGAACTTCGCCTTGGCCGAGCCGCTCGACGGCGCCATCCTGATGTCGTTCGTGGTGGTCGTGATCGCCATCTCGGTGTACCAGGAGCACAAGACCGAGAACGCGCTCGCGGCCCTGCGCAACCTCTCGTCGCCGCGCGCCCTCGTCGTCCGCGACGGGCGGCAACTGCGCATCCCCGGTCGCGAGGTGGTGCGCGGCGACGTCGTGCTGCTCGTCGAGGGCGACCGCGTTCCGGCCGATGCCGTGCTCGCCGAGGCCGCGAGCCTCTCGGCCGACGAGTCGGCGCTCACGGGCGAGGCGGTGCCCGTGCGCAAGCGACGCGTCGAGGGGCAGCCCGGCGCGGCGACGATGGGGCCGCCGGACGGCGACGCCACCCCGTGGGTGTTCTCGGGAACGCTGGTCGTGAAGGGTCGCGGCGTCGCGCTGGTCATGGGAACCGGATCCGACACCGAGCTCGGTCGCATCGGCACGGCGTTGCGCACCATCGAGGAGGGGCCGACGCCCCTCCAGCGCGAGATCGGTCGCCTCGTGCGGATCATCGCCGTCCTGGGCCTGCTCGCGGCTGCGGCGGTCGCCGTCATCTACGGCCTGACCCGTGGGGTGTGGCTCGAGGGCGTCCTCGCGGGGATCGCCACGGCCATGGCGATGCTCCCCGAGGAGTTCCCGGTCGTGCTCACGGTCTTCCTGGCGCTCGGTGCGTGGCGGATGTCGCAGCGCCACGTGCTCACGCGCCGTCCGCCGGTCGTGGAGACCCTCGGCTCGGCGACCGTCGTGTGCGTCGACAAGACCGGCACGCTCACCCTGAACCGGATGACGGTGCGGGAGTTCACGGTCGGCGGGCGGACCCACGTGGTGGAGCCCGGGGTGCCGCTCCCGGAGGAGTTCCACGAAGTCGCCGAATACGCGGTGCTCGCCTCGCCGGTCGATCCGTTCGACCCGATGGACACGGCGTTCACGGCACTCGGCAGCCGTGCGCTGGCGGGAACCGAGCACCTGCATCCCGGATGGGAGCTCGTGCGCGAGTACCCGCTCTCCGAGCAGCTGCTGGCGCTCGCCCACGTCTGGCGGTCGCCCGACGGCGCCGATCAGGTCGTCGCGGCGAAGGGAGCGCCCGAGGCGATCGCCGACCTGTGCCACTTCGATGCCGATCGCACGGCCGCGCTTCGCCGGGAGGTGGACGCCGCGACCTCCGCGGGCCTGCGCGTGCTCGGGGTCGCACGGGCGAGCATCGGCCGCGCCGAGGCGCTGCCGACCGAGCAGCACGAGTTCGACTTCGAGTTCGTGGGGCTGGCCGGCCTCCACGACCCCGTGCGTCCCGGCGCCGCGGAGGCGGTCGCCGAGCTGCGCCGGGCCGGCGTGCGCACCGTCATGATCACCGGCGACTACCCCGGCACGGCCATCGCGATCGCGCGGGAGATCGGCCTCGACCTCGCGGGCGGGGTGATCACGGGACCCGAGCTGACCGAGCTGCGCGACGAGGACCTGGCCCGGCGCATCCGCGACGTCAGCGTCTTCGCCCGCATGGTGCCCGACCAGAAGCTGCGGCTCGTCCGCGCGTTGCAGTCGGACGGCGAGGTCGTCGGGATGACCGGCGACGGCGTCAACGACGCCCCGGCGCTGCGCGCAGCAGACATCGGCATCGCGATGGGTGCGCGGGGCACGGATGTCGCCCGCGAATCCGCCGCGCTCGTCATCACGGACGACGACGTCTCGTCGATCGCCGGCGGGATCCGCAAGGGTCGTGCCATCTTCGAGAACCTGCGGAAGGCGATGGCGTACATCATCGCCGTGCACGTGCCGATCGTCGGGATGTCGCTGATCCCGGTGTTCGTGGCGGAGTGGCCGCTGGTGCTGCTTCCGGCGCTCATCGCGTTCCTCGAGCTGATCATCGACCCCGCGTGCTCGGTGGTGTTCGAGGCCGAGGAGGCCGACCCGGGCATCATGGAGCAGCCGCCCCGCGGCCTCGCCGAGCCCATGTTCGGACGGCGCCTGCTCGCCATCGCCGTGGCGCAGGGCGTGTCGATGCTCGTCGCCGTGCTGGCGGTCTACGTGTGGGCGCTGCTCGGCGATCGGCCAGACGAGGCCGTGCGGTCGGTCACGTTCGCGACGCTCGTGTTCGGGAACCTCGCGCTGATCCTGGTCAACCGCTCGTGGCGGCTGCCCGTCTGGCGCACGTTCCGCGAGCGACGCAACCCCACGCTGAAGTGGATCCTCCTCGGTGCGACCGCCCTGCTCGCGCTGCTGCTGCTCGTCCCGGCGTTCCGCGACGCGTTCGGCCTGGGAGCGCTCGACGTGCGGGATTGGGTGGTCGCCCTCGCCGCCGGGGTCGGCGGTGCCGCCTGGTTCGAGGTCGTCAAGGTCGTGTCGCGCCCGGCCGCCGCGACGCCTCGCGGTCCGTGA
- a CDS encoding flotillin family protein, whose translation MTDPALIQIGAIVAIAVAFLGLLGFIAGRIRRVPPNEALIIVGRGAGRAPAEIGTGQRVVIGGRTFVWPVLQQGFPISLEQRQIGITVEGVDKHRIKIAIKASINFKVSGTEEGVRRAAQRFLSQQDLLTEIIKESLEGSLRSIVGDMTIEQIISDRKSLSDRVVAETKADLAEQGLQVDLLNISDISTPGSDYLANLGRAEAARARQVAEVSEAEAARASEFARIEAAEQIAERQKALSLKQAAIKAETDRANAEAEASGMLAKAEQDKLVAVQERDALSEQALVTQERLDIEIRKPAEAEAYAEVQRANAQRDAANAATEADAYKRTKIAEANKVAAVQDAEAAATSVRVAGEAERDRQVALAAGIRAEGEARAAAVQAEGIAEAAATDAKAEALKKYGEAALAQEIISRLPEIVRAAAEPISNIDTLTVVSTDGASAVTKTVGQVLGEGTEVVKSLTGLDVGSILAGLAGGRIVAAHETARVSAQAD comes from the coding sequence ATGACCGACCCCGCACTCATCCAGATCGGCGCGATCGTCGCGATCGCCGTCGCATTCCTCGGCTTGCTTGGCTTCATCGCCGGACGCATCCGGCGCGTGCCGCCGAACGAGGCGCTCATCATCGTCGGCCGCGGCGCCGGCCGCGCCCCCGCCGAGATCGGCACCGGCCAGCGCGTCGTCATCGGCGGCCGCACGTTCGTGTGGCCGGTCCTGCAGCAGGGCTTCCCGATCTCGCTCGAGCAGCGCCAGATCGGCATCACGGTCGAGGGCGTCGACAAGCACCGCATCAAGATCGCGATCAAGGCCTCGATCAACTTCAAGGTGAGCGGCACCGAGGAGGGCGTGCGACGCGCCGCCCAGCGCTTCCTCTCGCAGCAGGACCTGCTGACCGAGATCATCAAGGAGTCGCTCGAGGGCTCGCTGCGCTCGATCGTCGGCGACATGACCATCGAGCAGATCATCTCCGATCGCAAATCGCTCTCCGACCGCGTGGTCGCCGAGACCAAGGCTGACCTGGCCGAGCAGGGCCTGCAGGTCGACCTGCTCAACATCAGCGACATCTCCACGCCGGGCAGCGACTACCTCGCGAACCTCGGGCGCGCCGAGGCCGCCCGTGCCCGTCAGGTCGCGGAGGTCAGCGAGGCCGAGGCGGCGCGGGCGAGCGAGTTCGCCCGCATCGAGGCTGCCGAGCAGATCGCCGAGCGCCAGAAGGCGCTGAGCCTGAAGCAGGCGGCGATCAAGGCCGAGACCGACCGCGCGAACGCCGAGGCCGAGGCATCCGGCATGCTCGCGAAGGCCGAGCAGGACAAGCTCGTCGCGGTGCAGGAGCGCGACGCGCTCTCGGAGCAGGCGCTCGTAACGCAGGAGCGGCTCGACATCGAAATCCGCAAGCCCGCCGAGGCGGAGGCGTACGCCGAGGTGCAGCGCGCGAACGCCCAGCGCGACGCCGCGAACGCGGCCACCGAGGCCGACGCCTACAAGCGCACCAAGATCGCCGAGGCGAACAAGGTCGCGGCCGTGCAGGATGCCGAGGCGGCCGCCACGAGCGTGCGCGTCGCCGGTGAGGCCGAGCGCGACCGCCAGGTCGCCCTCGCCGCCGGTATCCGCGCCGAGGGCGAGGCCCGCGCGGCCGCCGTCCAGGCCGAGGGCATCGCCGAGGCGGCCGCGACCGACGCCAAGGCCGAGGCGCTCAAGAAGTACGGCGAGGCGGCGCTCGCGCAGGAGATCATCTCGCGCCTGCCCGAGATCGTGCGTGCGGCCGCCGAGCCGATCTCGAACATCGACACGCTCACGGTGGTCTCGACCGACGGCGCGAGCGCGGTGACGAAGACGGTGGGCCAGGTGCTCGGCGAAGGCACCGAGGTCGTGAAGTCCCTGACCGGCCTCGACGTCGGCTCGATCCTCGCGGGACTCGCCGGCGGGCGCATCGTGGCGGCGCACGAGACCGCGCGCGTATCGGCGCAGGCGGACTGA